A window of the Cystobacter fuscus genome harbors these coding sequences:
- a CDS encoding FHA domain-containing protein: MPTLVIRHPDGSESEHELSGELRVGRQDGTNDLVLAEGGVSRRHARFFEEDGSVMVEDVGSANGTFVDGQRITGATALTPTSEVVLGDYALRLKAPARPAGARRSAKPAGEAGAAPGGARPAPTRSIPAGKRPPSALARRPASAAAPAPEDNADGEKEDEGGFVLKGLTGPWANQKFPLQSKLVAGRQAPATVLLDDDSVSRRHAEVELTPDGPVLRDLGSANGTLLNGERVSPHEPMELQPGDVITFGMVEVVVERTGSAPARKGRASRAEAGSEVAPAAASRKRLLVVAASVVGVLLVAGIIKSTTGGSEEGGSRALASGSAPAADPSEQIQELLSQCRSYSSMEMGGEPDWGRAEAACSKVLNLDPINSEAVSLMKRITLEKPASEHFAQGIKALQRGKDEEALDLFKKIPKESTYFRRAKPKVQEAVLQVMKRSEDDCKRYVRDAQWSAAVPRCERYMGFACQKMAREELEPPIGFTLVIDSRRRLGRTEWRPKNKLYVDFLNARQRLDPNAEPWHCPVSDIFMDDDAAPNPRKVVEEAFKQRFSNKFMYEAMLDYWGGRGNEAVATLQRLRNNYEMAQYHADADKMIADVNNVDQLFKIGQGHLQSEDVEKAAESLQEALGVDKRLMDNLFESRPSFYRRNIQQDMAAKAITRGKYWDERGDGRRACRIWKLGFSFYAGNTDLNSDVGRCSTRALKAFKSAQSCQELDLVLEYAVPNDGMAEKVAEQKKQSGC; encoded by the coding sequence ATGCCTACCCTGGTCATCCGTCATCCCGACGGCAGCGAGAGCGAGCATGAACTGTCTGGCGAGCTGAGGGTCGGCCGCCAGGACGGCACCAACGATCTGGTCCTCGCCGAGGGCGGTGTGTCGCGTCGCCACGCCCGCTTCTTCGAGGAAGACGGCTCGGTGATGGTGGAGGACGTGGGAAGCGCCAATGGCACCTTCGTGGATGGCCAGCGCATCACCGGCGCCACGGCCCTCACGCCCACGTCGGAGGTGGTGCTGGGCGACTACGCCCTGCGGCTCAAGGCGCCCGCCCGGCCCGCCGGGGCACGCCGGAGCGCGAAGCCCGCGGGCGAGGCAGGCGCGGCGCCCGGTGGCGCGAGGCCCGCGCCCACCCGGTCGATCCCCGCCGGAAAGCGACCTCCCTCGGCGCTCGCCCGGCGGCCCGCGTCCGCCGCGGCGCCTGCCCCGGAGGACAACGCGGACGGGGAGAAGGAGGACGAGGGCGGGTTCGTGCTCAAGGGCCTCACGGGTCCCTGGGCCAACCAGAAGTTCCCGCTCCAGAGCAAGCTGGTCGCGGGCCGGCAGGCGCCCGCCACGGTGTTGCTCGACGACGACTCGGTGAGCCGCCGGCACGCCGAGGTGGAGCTCACTCCAGACGGTCCGGTGCTGCGCGACCTGGGCAGTGCCAACGGCACGCTGCTCAATGGCGAGCGGGTGAGCCCCCACGAGCCCATGGAGCTGCAACCCGGCGACGTCATCACCTTCGGCATGGTGGAGGTGGTGGTCGAGCGCACCGGCTCCGCGCCAGCCAGGAAGGGCCGCGCCTCGCGCGCCGAGGCTGGCTCGGAGGTGGCACCCGCGGCGGCCTCGCGCAAGCGGTTGCTCGTCGTGGCCGCCAGTGTGGTGGGCGTGCTGCTGGTGGCGGGAATCATCAAGAGCACCACGGGAGGCTCGGAGGAGGGTGGCTCGAGGGCCCTGGCCTCCGGGAGCGCGCCCGCCGCGGATCCCTCCGAGCAGATCCAGGAGTTGCTCAGCCAGTGCCGTTCCTACTCCTCCATGGAGATGGGCGGCGAGCCGGATTGGGGCCGGGCGGAGGCGGCCTGTTCGAAGGTGCTGAACCTCGACCCCATCAACTCCGAGGCCGTCTCCCTCATGAAGCGCATCACGCTGGAGAAGCCCGCCTCGGAGCACTTCGCCCAGGGCATCAAGGCGCTCCAGCGCGGCAAGGACGAGGAGGCGCTGGATCTCTTCAAGAAGATTCCCAAGGAGAGCACCTACTTCCGCCGGGCCAAGCCCAAGGTGCAGGAGGCGGTGCTCCAGGTGATGAAGCGCTCCGAGGACGACTGCAAGCGCTACGTGCGCGACGCCCAGTGGAGCGCGGCGGTGCCCCGGTGCGAGCGCTACATGGGATTCGCCTGCCAGAAGATGGCGCGCGAGGAGCTGGAGCCGCCCATCGGTTTCACCCTCGTGATCGACTCGCGCCGGCGCCTGGGCCGCACCGAGTGGCGGCCGAAGAACAAGCTCTACGTGGACTTCCTCAACGCCCGGCAGAGGTTGGATCCCAACGCCGAGCCCTGGCACTGCCCCGTGTCGGACATCTTCATGGATGACGACGCGGCGCCCAATCCCCGCAAGGTGGTGGAGGAGGCCTTCAAGCAGCGCTTCTCCAACAAGTTCATGTACGAGGCGATGCTGGACTACTGGGGCGGACGCGGCAACGAGGCCGTCGCCACGCTGCAGCGGCTGCGCAACAACTACGAGATGGCCCAGTACCACGCGGACGCGGACAAGATGATCGCGGACGTGAACAACGTGGATCAGCTCTTCAAGATCGGCCAGGGCCACCTGCAGAGCGAGGACGTGGAGAAGGCCGCCGAGTCGCTCCAGGAGGCGCTGGGCGTGGACAAGCGGCTGATGGACAACCTGTTCGAGTCGCGTCCGTCCTTCTATCGCCGCAACATCCAGCAGGACATGGCCGCCAAGGCCATCACCCGCGGCAAGTACTGGGACGAGCGCGGAGACGGGCGCCGGGCCTGCCGCATCTGGAAGCTGGGCTTCAGCTTCTACGCGGGCAACACGGATCTCAACTCGGACGTGGGCCGGTGCTCCACGCGCGCCCTCAAGGCCTTCAAGTCCGCCCAGTCGTGCCAGGAGCTGGACCTCGTCCTGGAATACGCCGTGCCCAACGACGGCATGGCGGAGAAGGTCGCCGAGCAGAAGAAGCAGAGCGGGTGTTGA